From the genome of Procambarus clarkii isolate CNS0578487 chromosome 53, FALCON_Pclarkii_2.0, whole genome shotgun sequence:
ACATGCACAGCCAGAACACAGCACAGAGAACATGCACAGCCAGAACACAGCACAGAGAACATGCACAGCCAGAACACAGCACAGAGAACATGCACAGCCAGAACACAGCACAGAGAACATGCACAGCCAGAACACAGCACAGAGAACATGCACAGCCAGAACACAGCACAGAGAACATGCACAGCCAGAACACAGCACAGAGAACATGCACAGCCAGAACACAGCACAGAGAACATGCACAGCCAGAACACAGCACAGAGAACATGCACAGCCAGAACACAGCACAGAGAACATGCACAGCCAGAACACAGCACAGAGAACATGCACAGCCAGAACACAGCACCAGAACATGCACAGCCAGAACACAGCACAGAGAACATGCACAGCCAGAACACAGCACAGAGAACATGCACAGCCAGAACACAGCACCAGAACATGCACAGCCAGAACACAGCACAGAGAACAGGAACATGACAGAACAGTGTAAGGCACAAGAGGTACAGTGGTACCCTACACTTGGACACCCTTCACCTGGACACCCTACACCTGGACACCCTTCACCTGGACACCCTACACCTGGACACCCTACACCTGGACACCCTACACCTGGACACCCTACTCCTGGACACCCTACACTTGGACACCCTACACCTGGACACCCTACACTTGGACACCCTACACCTGGTCACCCTACACCTGGACACCCTACACCTGGACACCCTACACCTGGACACCCTACACCTGGACACCCTACACCTGGACACCCTACACCTGGACACCCTACACCTGGACACCCTACACCTGGACACCCTACACTTGGACACCCTACACCTGGACACCCTACACCTGGACACCCTACACCTGGACACCCTACACCTGGACACCCTACACCTGGACACCCTACACTTGGACACCCTACACCTGGACACCCTACACCTGGACACCCTACACCTGGACACCCTACACTTGGACACCCTACACCTGGACACCCTACACCTGGACACCCTACACCTGGACACCCTACACCTGGACACCCTACACCTGGACACCCTACACCTGGACACCCTACACCTGGACACCCTACACCTGGACACCCTACACCTGGACACCCTACACCTGGACACCCTACACCTGGACACCCTACACCTGGACACCCTACACCTGGACACCCTTCACCTGGACACCCTACACCTGGACACCCTTCACCTGGACACCCTACACCTGGACACCCTTCACCTGGACACCCTACACCTGGACACCCTACACCTGGACACCCTACACCTGGACACCCTACACCTGGACACCCTACACCTGGACACCCTACACCTGGACACCCTACACCTGGACACCCTACACCTGGACACCCTACACCTGGACACCCTACACTTGGACACCCTACACCTGGACACCCTACACCTGGACACCCTACACCTGGACACCCTACACCTGGACACCCTACACCTGGACACCCTACACCTGGACACCCTACACCTGGACACCCTACACCTGGACACCCTTCACCTGGACACCCTACACCTGGACACCCTTCACCTGGACACCCTTAACTTGGACACCCTACACCTGGACACCCTACACCTGGACACCCTACACCTGGACACCCTTCATCTGGACACCCTACACCTGGACACCCTACACCTGGACACCCTACACTTGGACACCCTACACCTGGACACCCTACACCTGGACACCCTTCATCTGGACACCCTACACCTGGACACCCTTCATCTGGACACCCTACACCTGGACACCCTTCACCTGAACACCCTACACTTGGACACCCTTCATCTGGACACCCTACACCTGGACACCCTTCACCTGAACACCCTACACCTGAACACCCTACACTTGGACACCCTACACCTGGACACCCTACACCTGGACACCCTACACTTGGACACCCTACACCTGGACACCCTACACCTGGACACCCTACACCTGGACACCCTACACCTGGACACCCTTCACCTGGACACCCTTCACTTGGACACCCTACACCTGGACATCCTACACCTGGACACCCTACACCTGGACACCCTACACCTGGACACGTTTCTAAATAGATGTTTCCTGTAGTATGTGTTATTGACAGTTATTCTTGTGTGAGCTTCGCGACTGGTTGGTTTGGTACTCACCCGAGCCCAATCGCTTCTTCCAGGTATCGTGTTGTGTATGTCAGTGGCTATCATGCTCCGCTTGTTATCTTGCTATTCACTATTTCCTCTCCTCCTTACACTAAGAGGAGAGGAAAGTCACTGAGCATCTTCACCCCAGAGATGCTCATAGTGAATAGATTGTTTGTTTACATTCGATCGTCATGTGTTTCCTGAATTCACCGGAGCGAGTGTTGATTTACGTCGTTTATATAATCTTTAGTTCACTTATTGTTTTCATGTTCATTGATTAGGAGTTAATTTTTGGCaaaaattatatacaaaatttaaCGTGGTTCGTTGATAAATTTGTGTTTGTGTCgtgtttgtgattttgtgtattATGTTTGTGTGTGAGGTGTAGAAGGCCTTAcgtatggtggtgtatgtgtcgtgttagtggtggtgtatgtgtcgtgttagtggtggtgtatgtgtcgtgttaatggtggtgtatgtgtcgtgttaatggtggtgtatgtgtcgtgtttatggtggtgtatgtgtcgtgtttatggtggtgtatgtgacgtgtttatggtggtgtatgtgtcgtgTTTATGGTGGTGTATGTGACGTGttaatactggtgtatgtgtcgtgttagtggtggtgtatgtgtcgtgtttatagtggtgtatgtgtcgtgtttatggtggtgtatgtgtcgtgtttatggtggtgtatgtgtcgtgtttatactggtgtatgtgtcgtgttaatggtggtgtatgtgtcgtgtttatggtggtgtatgtgtcgtgtttatggtggtgtatgtgtcgtgtttatggtggtgtatgtgtcgtgtttatggtggtgtatgtgtcgtaTTTATGGTGGTGTATGTGACGTGTTAATACTGGTGTATGTGACGTGTTTATAGTGGTGTATGTGTCTTGTttatggtggtgtatgtgtcgtgttaatggtggtgtatgtgtcgtgttagtggtggtgtatgtgtcgtgtttatggtggtgtatgtgacgtgtttatggtggtgtatgtgtcgtgtttatggtggtgtatgtgtcgtgtttatggtggtgtatgtgtcgtgtttattgtggtgtatgtgtcgtgtttatggtggtgtatgtgtcgtgtttatggtggtgtatgtgacgtgtttatggtggtgtatgtgtcgtgtttatggtggtgtatgtgtcgtaTTTATGGTGGTGTATGTGACGTGTTAATACTGGTGTATGTGACGTGTTTATAGTGGTGTATGTGTCTTGTttatggtggtgtatgtgtcgtgttaatggtggtgtatgtgtcgtgttagtggtggtgtatgtgtcgtgtttatggtggtgtatgtgacgtgtttatggtggtgtatgtgtcgtgtttatggtggtgtatgtgtcgtgtttatggtggtgtatgtgtcgtgttaatggtggtgtatgtgtcgtgtttatggtggtgtatgtgtcgtgtttatggtggtgtatgtgtcgtgtttatggtggtgtatgtgtcgtgtttatggtggtgtatgtgtcgtgtttatggtggtgtatatgtcgtgtttatggtggtgtatgtgtcgtgtttatggtggtgtatgtgtcgtgtttatactggtgtatgtgtcgtgttaatggtggtgtatgtgtcgtgtttatggtggtgtatgtgtcgtgtttatggtggtgtatgtgtcgtgttaatggtggtgtatgtgtcgtgttaatggtggtgtatgtgtcgtgttaatggtggtgtatgtgtcgtgttaatggtggtgtatgtgtcgtgttaatggtggtgtatgtgtcgtgtttatggtggtgtatgtgtcgtgtttatggtggtgtatgtgtcgtgtttatggtggtgtatgtgtcgtgtttatggtggtgtatgtgtcgtgtttatggtggtgtatgtgtcgtgttaatggtggtgtatgtgtcgtgtttatggtggtgtatgtgtcgtgtttatggtggtgtatgtgtcgtgtttatggtggtgtatgtgtcgtgttaatggtggtgtatgtgtcgtgttaatggtggtgtatgtgtcgtgtttatggtggtgtatgtgtcgtgtttatggtggtgtatgtgtcatgttaatggtggtgtatgtgtcgtgttaatggtggtgtatgtgtcgtgttaatggtggtgtatgtgtcgtgttaatggtggtgtatgtgtcgtgtttatggtggtgtatgtgtcgtgtttatggtggtgtatgtgtcgtgtttatggtggtgtatgtgtcgtgtttatggtggtgtatgtgtcgtgttaatggtggtgtatgtgtcgtgttaatggtggtgtatgtgtcctgtttatggtggtgtatgtgtcgtgttaatggtggtgtatgtgtcgtgttaatggtggtgtatgtgtcgtgttagtggtggtgtatgtgtcgtgttaatggtggtgtatgtgtcgtgttaatggtggtgtatgtgtcgtgtttatggtggtgtatgtgtcgtgtttatggtggtgtatgtgtcgtgttaatggtggtgtatgtgtcgtgtttatggtggtgtatgtgtcgtgtttatggtggtgtatgtgtcgtgtttatggtggtgtatgtgtcgtgtttatggtggtgtatgtgtcgtgtttatggtggtgtatgtgtcgtgttaatggtggtgtatgtgtcgtgttaatggtggtgtatgtgtcctgtttatggtggtgtatgtgtcctgtttatggtggtgtatgtgtcgtgttaatggtggtgtatgtgtcgtgttaatggtggtgtatgtgtcgtgttagtggtggtgtatgtgtcgtgttaatggtggtgtatgtgtcgtgttaatgttggtgtatgtgtcgtgttaatgttggtgtatgtatcgtgtttatggtggtgtatgtgtcgtgtatgtTTCATTGTGCTggcaatgtccccccccccccccctcccccccccccttcgtttCAGCTCGTctagtggagggagacttaaggcCTTAAGTCTTGCTAAGTCTGGGTCACTTACCTCTGGACACTCTCCaagttaatttatttttattaaacgaGGATCAATTACAATCTGTTGCGCATTTTGCAGACTCGTTCTGACATGTGTAGAG
Proteins encoded in this window:
- the LOC123749143 gene encoding uncharacterized protein DDB_G0290301-like, with amino-acid sequence MHSTENMDSQNTAQRTCTARTQHREHAQPEHSTENMHSQNTAQRTCTARTQHREHAQPEHSTENMHSQNTAQRTCTARTQHREHAQPEHSTENMHSQNTAQRTCTARTQHREHAQPEHSTENMHSQNTAQRTCTARTQHREHAQPEHSTENMHSQNTAPEHAQPEHSTENMHSQNTAQRTCTARTQHQNMHSQNTAQRTGT